In the genome of Flammeovirga agarivorans, the window AATGCTACCATAACTGCTACACCTGCAAATGAATATAACTTTATACATTGGTTAAATGGCGAAACGATCGTTTCTACAGATGCTGAGTATTCATTTGAAATTACAAACGATGTAGATTATCAGGCTGTTTTTGAGCTTAAGAAATATACAATAACGGTTACTCAAGGAACTAATGGAACGATCACTCCATCAACTACTGTTGTTGATTCTGGTAGTTCTCAGATCTTTACAATAGTAGCTTCAGAAGGTTACGAGATTAGTGATGTATTGGTAGACGGAGAATCTCAAGGCGTAATGGCCGAATATACATTTACAGATGTGATGAGCGATCATACGATAACAGCAAGCTTTACTGAAGTTGTTGTCCCAACCTACACATTAACAGTAGTTCAGGTTTCCAATGGTACGATCACTCCTTCAACTACAGTAGTGGATGAAGGAAGCGATCAGACCTTTACAATAGTAGCTTCAGAAGGTTACGAGATTAGTGAGGTTTTGGTGGATGGAGAATCTCAAGGCGTAATCGCCGAATATACATTTACTGATGTGATGAGTGATCATACGATAACAGCAAGCTTTACAGAAGTTGTTGTCCCAACATACACATTAACAGTAGTTCAGGTTTCCAATGGTACGATTACTCCATCAACGACCGTAGTAGATGAAGGAAGTGATCAGACCTTTATAATCGAAGCATCCGAAGGTTTCGAGATTAGTGAAGTATTGGTGGATGGAGAATCTCAAGGTGTGATTGATGAATATACATTTACTGATGTGATGAGTGATCATACGATAACAGCAAGCTTTAAAGAAGAGGCAGTACTTTTTACTATTCAAGTAATAGAGAACGAAGGAGGTAACATAACACCAGGTACAACTGAAGTTTCTAAAGGGGAATCAATTACTTATAGCATTGAAGAAAATGAAGGGTATATGCTAGTTGATGTTCAAGTAGACGGTGAATCAAAAGGAAGTGTGACTACTTATACCTTTGAGAATGTTGAAAGCAACCATAGTATAGAGGCGATCTATAATAAGGTACATTATATTACTGTTATTGAACCAACTAATGGTGAAATTACTCCATCTTCAATGTATGTAGTCGAAGGGCAAAACCAAACCTTTGTATTTACTCCAAATGAAGGCTATATAGTATCTGAAATACTTGTAAATGGTGAGGATATGGGAAGTCTGGAAAGTTACACTTTCAAAGAGGTAAGTGCTTCAAATTCATTGGAAGTGATTTTCATCAAAGAAGAGCTTCCAACCTCGTTAGATCCATCATTATTAGCCAAGGTAAAAGTGGGACCTAACCCAACATCAGACAAAATTACGTTAGCAGGTGTTCCAATAAATACAAAAGTGGTCATCTATAATTTAATAGGAAACATAGTTTATTCTAACACTACTCAGTTTTCAAAAGAAACCATAGATATGAGTTTGTTAAACTCTGGGATATATGTGATCCACATTGAAAATATTGGTAATTTTAAGATCATTAAGGAATAAACTAAATAAGGAAACTTTTTAATACATATGCTTCTATTTTTTATCACAAAGAGTAGAAAATAGAAGCATACTTTTAAATAAAAACTAGGGAATTGTTTGCCCTAGCAACTAACAAAGAAATTAAAATGATTAAGCATTTAATACTTATCATATGTATTCTCTTCTTTTTTCAAACTGGATTTTCACAAGAAAAACCATTGGAAGGAGATGGTTCAATAAGTAATCCATATCAAATTGAAAATGTGTCTCACCTGTTATGGCTTTCCAAAGCAGAAGGGGATACAGATGATGTACTCAATAGACTTGAACATCATTACATTTTAATGGCAGATATTGATTTAACCAATGTGGACTTTGTGCCTATTGGTTCAACAGAAACGCCTTTCAAAGGAACTTTTGATGGAAGAGGATATACAATTTCAAGTTTAAGTATTGACCAGTCTTCATCTAGATACTTGGGTTTGTTTGGTGTTATTTTATCGGGAACAGTGCATCATTTGCAACTGAATAATGTTAATGTTTCAGGAGAAAGGTTTATTGGGGCTTTGGCAGGAAAAATTGATGAAAGCACCATCATTCATCATATCATTGCGAAGGGTACTGTACATGGTGAAAGAGGTATTGGAGGTATTATTGGTGAGATCAATAACAAGTCTGAAGTATCATATATACAATCATTTGTAGCAACATCAGTAATTGATGGAGAGAAAAATGTGGGTGGTATTGCAGGAGTTATATACAATAAATCATCAATTTCACAGTCTTATGTAGCAGCAGATGTTACAGGATCATCAAGTGTAGGACCATTAGTAGGCGCTGGTCACTTTGCCAGTAGTGAAGACAAATTGGTGTCAATCAAAGAAAGTTATTGGGACAAGGATATTACAGGACTAAACTCTAATGAAGGTATTGCAGATTCCTATGGTTTAACAACGGAAGAATTTAAAACAGAAGATAGCTTTTTGGATCTTGATTTTGAAAACATTTGGAAGATGGATACAAATAGTGATTTTTCGGAAACAAGTAGACCTTATCTTTCATGGATTGGCGGTGTATTCGTTCAAGTGAAAAATGAAAATGAAGATTGGGGAGCAGTCCAAGGGGAAGGATATTATTCGATTGGAGAGCAGATTTCATTGAAAGCAGTTCCCAATCAAAATGTAGAATTTGTACAATGGGAACTCAACAATGAGGTATATTCTGATCAACCAGAAGTTAACGTTACTGTGGAAGAACATATGGTATTTGAAGCATCATTTGAACCTGCCGAATATCTAATTACCGAAATAAGTTCTCCAAGAGGAAAGGTAATCGGAGATGATACATTAAAGGTTACCTCATTTGAAACAGTACAATTACCCATCTCTCCAAAGACAGCCTACGAAATTGAGGAAGTATTTCTAAATGGAAATTCAATCGGAACAGTACCATATATCACATTATCGGGAGTTTCCGAAGATATAGTTATTGAAGTGAAATATAAAAGTATTGACTATCAATTACCTGAGGGAGAGGGGACTGCAGAAAGCCCATATGTTATTCGAACATTAGAAGAACTAAGATGGTTTTCAGAAGGAGATACAACCACAGGTATTGGACAAGGTACGCGTTGGAGAAGTCATGTGATATTGGATGCTAATATTTATGCAGAAGAAACTCAACATTGGAATGCAGGATTAGGTTTTTTCCCAATTGGTACTGAATCCAAACCATTTAGAGGCCATTTTAATGGACAACATTATGAGATTCATGATCTAGTATCACAAAGAGAACAAGAAAGATATATTGGATTGTTCGGTTATAGTAAAGATAGTGCATCAATAAGGAATTTACAGATCTTAAATGTAGACTTCAAAGGGGATAGATATGTAGGTGCACTCCTTGGTAAAGCTGACAGTACAAATATTGAAAATATCGTCGTTTCAGGTAAAGTAGAAGCAGAAAGATTAATAGGTGGAGCAGTTGGTGAATTGAATAAAGGAAGTCACTTATCTCAATCGGCCTCTTTCGTTGATGTAAGTGTGATTGAAGGCGGGAAAAACCTTGGGGGTTTAGTAGGTACAATCTACAATAGATCATCAGTAAACGAAGTTTATGCTGTAGGGAGTGTGGAGAATGCATCAAATTCAGGTGGATTAATTGGTAATGGACACAAAGAAGATGTTGTGAGTGTTACTAATGCGTATTGGGATCATGAAACTACTGGACTTACGTCTTCACATTTACAAGAGGATACATTTGGTTTGTCGACTTCAGCATTTAGTGATTTGGATAACTTTGTAGGTTGGGCATCATCAGAAGTCAATTGGTCTATTTTAATAAACACAAAATATGATCAAGTGGAGAGACCTTATCCCTTTGAGTTACAAAAACATTGGATTAATGTGACAGCCAATAGAAGAGACTGGGGTGTACTGACCGGTAATGGTAGATACCTTGAAGGAGAAAAAGTAAAGATCAAAGCGTTAACACTTGCAGGTCATTATTTTATTGAATGGCAAAAAAATGGCGAATTTCTATCAACAGAATCATCAGTAGAAATTGTAGTTGCTAATCATAATGATGAATACAAAGCTATCCTTGGAGCAGATGAGTATATCATTGAAGTAAGTCAATCCGATAACGGTACAATTACTCCAGGTACATCAACTGTTTTCCACAATGATGATTTTACATTTCAGATCGTTCCAGATGATGGTTATGAAGTAGATTACCTGCTTGTGGATCAGGATACCATTTTAGCTACTACAGAATATACTTTTAAAGCGGTAACGCAATCCTATAGTTTTTCAGCTAGGTTTAAAGAGTATGAACCTACTATTTTTATCATTCCAGCTATTGCAGGAGAAAACGGAAGCATTACTCCACTTTTAGGAGAAGTGAGTGAAGGTGAGGATATTACTTTTGATATTATTCCTGACCCGGGTTACGAAATTGATCTGGTTTTTGTAGGAGATGACAACAGTATTGATACATTAGAAACAGATAAAAC includes:
- a CDS encoding InlB B-repeat-containing protein; this translates as MKKHLLFYLLFFCIYSISSAQIMPTEGDGTVDHPYLVSSLDHLRWISEGGDGSSLGDGSRWQLYYKQTADIDAADTKNWNTGEGFRPMGNTNKKFKGNYDGSGFTISNLYINRIVDYVGLFGYIDKNGVVKNLQVTDMDITGDRYVGGLSGYLNDASTLSNILLTGNVTARRFFGGVVGEGNVSSVIENTITFVTLTGTGEASNNDNRAAGGIAGRFYDKSVIRNSYAVNNFNVSLNKGGLVALSQTSIVIENSYWDTEISGIDIADSENKFPDIKGLTTAEFGDSNNFNLWDFDATWAIAKLTAYDNQFRPYLQRLSARTVSLSTNDDSFGSVEGDGVYHAGNNATITATPANEYNFIHWLNGETIVSTDAEYSFEITNDVDYQAVFELKKYTITVTQGTNGTITPSTTVVDSGSSQIFTIVASEGYEISDVLVDGESQGVMAEYTFTDVMSDHTITASFTEVVVPTYTLTVVQVSNGTITPSTTVVDEGSDQTFTIVASEGYEISEVLVDGESQGVIAEYTFTDVMSDHTITASFTEVVVPTYTLTVVQVSNGTITPSTTVVDEGSDQTFIIEASEGFEISEVLVDGESQGVIDEYTFTDVMSDHTITASFKEEAVLFTIQVIENEGGNITPGTTEVSKGESITYSIEENEGYMLVDVQVDGESKGSVTTYTFENVESNHSIEAIYNKVHYITVIEPTNGEITPSSMYVVEGQNQTFVFTPNEGYIVSEILVNGEDMGSLESYTFKEVSASNSLEVIFIKEELPTSLDPSLLAKVKVGPNPTSDKITLAGVPINTKVVIYNLIGNIVYSNTTQFSKETIDMSLLNSGIYVIHIENIGNFKIIKE
- a CDS encoding InlB B-repeat-containing protein, with protein sequence MIKHLILIICILFFFQTGFSQEKPLEGDGSISNPYQIENVSHLLWLSKAEGDTDDVLNRLEHHYILMADIDLTNVDFVPIGSTETPFKGTFDGRGYTISSLSIDQSSSRYLGLFGVILSGTVHHLQLNNVNVSGERFIGALAGKIDESTIIHHIIAKGTVHGERGIGGIIGEINNKSEVSYIQSFVATSVIDGEKNVGGIAGVIYNKSSISQSYVAADVTGSSSVGPLVGAGHFASSEDKLVSIKESYWDKDITGLNSNEGIADSYGLTTEEFKTEDSFLDLDFENIWKMDTNSDFSETSRPYLSWIGGVFVQVKNENEDWGAVQGEGYYSIGEQISLKAVPNQNVEFVQWELNNEVYSDQPEVNVTVEEHMVFEASFEPAEYLITEISSPRGKVIGDDTLKVTSFETVQLPISPKTAYEIEEVFLNGNSIGTVPYITLSGVSEDIVIEVKYKSIDYQLPEGEGTAESPYVIRTLEELRWFSEGDTTTGIGQGTRWRSHVILDANIYAEETQHWNAGLGFFPIGTESKPFRGHFNGQHYEIHDLVSQREQERYIGLFGYSKDSASIRNLQILNVDFKGDRYVGALLGKADSTNIENIVVSGKVEAERLIGGAVGELNKGSHLSQSASFVDVSVIEGGKNLGGLVGTIYNRSSVNEVYAVGSVENASNSGGLIGNGHKEDVVSVTNAYWDHETTGLTSSHLQEDTFGLSTSAFSDLDNFVGWASSEVNWSILINTKYDQVERPYPFELQKHWINVTANRRDWGVLTGNGRYLEGEKVKIKALTLAGHYFIEWQKNGEFLSTESSVEIVVANHNDEYKAILGADEYIIEVSQSDNGTITPGTSTVFHNDDFTFQIVPDDGYEVDYLLVDQDTILATTEYTFKAVTQSYSFSARFKEYEPTIFIIPAIAGENGSITPLLGEVSEGEDITFDIIPDPGYEIDLVFVGDDNSIDTLETDKTAYAHTFENVWNNYSISATFKKSTISSLDPTDEWINVYPNPFTSEVNILVTKPQSIQIINLTGQVVYQQELTENKTVLSLTSLPRGIYIIKSSESKPVKIQKK